A genomic region of uncultured Paludibaculum sp. contains the following coding sequences:
- a CDS encoding carboxypeptidase-like regulatory domain-containing protein, with protein sequence MGRAFGQPERSSSIAGRVVNSVTGAPLHRATVEISLEGRDDVRGQAGTEGDGQFLLRALPAGRYRISVSRPGYAPMNYGARRPNAPGQIVTLGANENKSGLVVRMNLLGAVSGTIARLPPSTVTAYVQATPLHFTPGTPGLAQIRSGTVDKDGAYRVYNLLPGRYLIAVTYSQRQPPPSMPAGTRFDSNTRMSTFYPSTLNQDEAQIVDVAPGADVAGIDIAVRPMELSTLAVRVQWPDGVVIEKPTTASIPTVLPISIRSAASRSGMSAASLSFQVGDTRPAYSSLVPGRYSVGGTVDLLGRCYAASREVDLSGGPADAVLLLEPCVDLKGRIVISGVGSAPPANLRVELRSHHEQFLLHDRGNVQPDGVFVIRAIPPGLWDVTVSPLPAASYLKAMTLGSLDVLNRPMPITSSTAVPLQIVVGARGAELRGHVERGIATTVLAAPEGDSAAIPSRYATTAVDENGDFRFLGLYPGTYRIYAFEDLEPQAWVDPDFLPQYQDLGALVQLHEGSAPALSLKTIPGTRPRSKGGAR encoded by the coding sequence ATGGGCCGAGCCTTCGGACAACCGGAGCGCAGCAGCTCGATTGCCGGCCGCGTCGTCAACTCCGTCACAGGCGCGCCCCTACACCGCGCCACTGTCGAAATCAGCCTGGAAGGGCGCGACGATGTCCGAGGCCAAGCCGGCACGGAAGGTGACGGCCAGTTCCTTCTCCGCGCGCTACCTGCCGGCCGCTACCGCATCAGCGTTAGCCGGCCCGGCTACGCCCCGATGAACTATGGCGCCCGGCGGCCCAACGCGCCAGGCCAGATCGTTACGCTCGGAGCGAATGAGAACAAGTCCGGTCTGGTCGTCCGGATGAACCTCCTCGGAGCCGTCAGTGGCACGATTGCCCGCTTGCCTCCCTCCACGGTCACCGCCTATGTCCAGGCAACCCCGTTGCACTTCACACCCGGAACTCCTGGTTTGGCACAGATCAGGAGTGGAACAGTGGATAAAGACGGGGCGTATCGTGTCTACAATCTCCTGCCGGGGCGTTACCTCATCGCTGTCACGTACAGCCAGCGCCAGCCGCCCCCGTCCATGCCCGCCGGAACCAGGTTTGACTCCAACACGCGCATGTCTACCTTCTACCCGTCCACGCTCAATCAGGACGAGGCTCAAATCGTCGACGTGGCTCCCGGTGCCGACGTCGCAGGCATTGACATCGCGGTTCGTCCAATGGAACTGTCCACACTTGCCGTCCGCGTCCAATGGCCGGATGGCGTCGTGATCGAAAAACCTACAACCGCCTCCATCCCGACTGTCCTGCCCATCAGCATCCGCAGCGCCGCCAGCCGGTCCGGCATGTCCGCCGCAAGCCTCAGCTTTCAAGTGGGAGACACGCGCCCTGCCTACAGTTCCCTCGTTCCAGGCCGCTATTCCGTTGGCGGCACCGTCGATCTCCTCGGCCGCTGCTACGCCGCCAGCCGTGAAGTGGATCTCTCCGGTGGCCCTGCGGATGCCGTGCTCCTCCTCGAACCCTGCGTCGACCTCAAAGGCCGCATCGTCATCTCCGGCGTCGGATCGGCGCCGCCGGCAAATCTCCGTGTCGAGCTTCGCTCACACCACGAACAATTCCTGCTGCACGACCGCGGCAACGTGCAGCCCGACGGAGTGTTCGTCATCCGTGCCATTCCGCCCGGCCTCTGGGACGTCACGGTCAGCCCACTCCCTGCTGCCAGCTACCTCAAGGCCATGACCCTCGGCTCGCTCGACGTTCTGAACCGTCCTATGCCCATCACGTCCTCGACGGCCGTTCCGCTGCAAATCGTCGTTGGCGCCCGCGGAGCGGAACTCAGGGGTCATGTCGAGCGGGGCATCGCTACCACAGTCCTGGCCGCCCCCGAAGGCGATTCTGCCGCGATCCCCTCTCGCTATGCCACGACCGCAGTCGACGAGAATGGCGATTTCCGTTTCCTCGGTCTCTACCCCGGAACCTACCGCATTTACGCCTTCGAAGACCTTGAACCGCAGGCCTGGGTTGATCCCGATTTCCTCCCTCAGTACCAGGATCTCGGCGCCCTCGTTCAATTGCACGAGGGCTCGGCTCCCGCTCTGTCACTGAAAACAATCCCCGGAACTCGCCCCAGGTCGAAAGGAGGGGCCCGCTGA
- a CDS encoding carboxypeptidase-like regulatory domain-containing protein, with protein sequence MHRTLAVFVLMTLRAWSQQQPGSISGLVVDASGSPVSDVRLRLTDGQSTGSGTETNSQPDGAFRFAPLPPGRYYLYFEQFQNPGPLGGPQTGIRVEVKTGRETAGLRLTLAPPTAASGRILDDDGQPVVGCQVFLFPAGPQEYGWNRINMAITNDRGNFRFEGIPPDRYVAYAHCMDILPTEHLLDVVPSEGFETKATWLPLYYAGSPTRTGAQEFSAAPGLDPRLEIHLQAASVSTITGQLTAAPGVAWQNPLSIELHPPTPEEDTRYSHINGLLDHKTGRFTIRAVPPGSYRLIANTSDRNSTTPGSATFPITVGNIAPNPFPIVLRPGVAVTGVVENGPGVPAMQPIFQTRTEHTPSGPVTRREKLPAGHIILESIDAPSSLYVAPAEIDSETGAFAFPAVPPGLWRVRCGLNVNSSYVESLQFNDKLAPDGVVEILPGRAAALRFRMAAKPDLDLHLDNVPTDNQCNWMVLAVPETPPLTQLGEFVTIAKPGSVLGFRALPPGRYRLLALELDFAASRDRAPLLPLLSRDIDPVEVSATGNQSLPVRCFSAAEVETIVRTYLYGDNPPPTAP encoded by the coding sequence ATGCATCGCACGCTCGCCGTCTTCGTCCTTATGACGCTACGCGCCTGGAGCCAGCAGCAGCCCGGATCCATCTCCGGCCTCGTCGTCGACGCCAGCGGAAGTCCGGTCAGCGACGTACGCCTCCGTCTGACAGATGGCCAGAGCACCGGCTCTGGCACCGAAACCAACAGCCAGCCCGACGGGGCATTCCGCTTCGCGCCTCTTCCACCCGGACGCTATTACCTTTATTTCGAGCAGTTTCAGAACCCCGGCCCCCTGGGCGGCCCACAGACCGGCATCCGCGTGGAGGTGAAGACGGGACGGGAAACAGCAGGCCTGCGCCTCACCCTTGCGCCACCCACCGCGGCCTCAGGCAGAATCCTGGACGACGACGGCCAACCGGTAGTCGGGTGTCAGGTCTTTCTTTTTCCAGCCGGTCCGCAGGAATACGGCTGGAATCGGATCAATATGGCCATCACGAACGATCGGGGCAACTTCCGCTTTGAAGGCATCCCACCGGACCGCTATGTCGCCTACGCCCACTGCATGGACATCCTGCCCACCGAGCATTTGCTCGATGTCGTCCCCAGCGAAGGATTCGAAACCAAGGCCACCTGGCTGCCCCTCTACTATGCCGGCAGCCCCACCCGCACCGGTGCCCAGGAGTTTTCGGCCGCGCCCGGACTCGACCCCCGCCTGGAAATCCACCTTCAGGCCGCGTCCGTGAGCACCATCACCGGACAACTCACCGCCGCCCCAGGCGTCGCCTGGCAGAACCCACTCTCCATCGAACTCCATCCACCCACCCCAGAGGAAGACACCAGGTACTCGCACATCAACGGCCTACTGGACCACAAAACCGGCCGTTTCACCATTCGCGCCGTGCCGCCAGGCAGCTACCGCCTGATCGCCAACACCAGCGATCGCAACTCGACGACACCCGGTTCCGCCACGTTCCCCATCACTGTCGGCAACATTGCGCCCAACCCCTTCCCCATCGTGCTGCGTCCCGGAGTTGCCGTGACCGGAGTAGTGGAGAACGGGCCCGGCGTCCCAGCCATGCAACCCATTTTCCAAACCCGCACGGAACATACCCCCTCCGGCCCGGTCACGCGGAGAGAAAAACTTCCGGCCGGCCATATCATTCTGGAATCCATCGACGCACCCTCCTCACTGTACGTCGCGCCCGCCGAGATCGACTCCGAAACCGGAGCATTCGCCTTCCCTGCGGTTCCACCCGGACTTTGGCGCGTCCGCTGCGGGCTCAACGTCAACTCGAGCTACGTCGAAAGCCTGCAATTCAACGACAAGCTCGCTCCGGATGGAGTCGTTGAAATCTTGCCCGGCCGCGCCGCCGCTCTCCGTTTCCGAATGGCCGCCAAGCCCGACCTCGATCTCCACCTGGATAACGTCCCAACTGACAACCAGTGCAACTGGATGGTGCTGGCCGTTCCGGAAACGCCGCCCCTCACCCAGTTAGGAGAGTTCGTCACAATCGCCAAACCCGGCTCAGTCCTTGGCTTCCGCGCACTACCCCCAGGCCGCTACCGCCTGCTCGCGCTGGAACTCGACTTCGCCGCCAGCCGCGACCGTGCCCCACTTCTACCCCTCCTCAGCCGCGACATCGACCCCGTCGAAGTCTCCGCCACCGGCAATCAATCCCTACCCGTCCGCTGCTTCTCCGCCGCTGAGGTCGAAACGATCGTCCGCACGTATCTCTACGGCGACAACCCGCCCCCAACCGCTCCATAA
- a CDS encoding carboxypeptidase-like regulatory domain-containing protein codes for MVRYKLAVVLLILGTGRAFGQPERSSSIAGRVVNSVTGAPLHRATVEITREGRDDVRGQAGTEGDGQFLLRALPAGRYRISVTRPGYAPMNYGARRPNAPGQVITLGANENMSGLLIRMSAFGAISGTVAGLLADSMNAQVVALPVGRAGGTGGTVSIRGGSVDRRGEYRIYGLLPGRYLLQLNYTARPPQELFPSGANIDLNQRLSTYYPSTLNRQEARVVEISSGQEATGFDIVVQQPAQAVLCVRVLWPKDVAIPKPEPGTIPTLLSLATRHAGKLQDSYVSGQPIMAGDASAQYQALVPGRYTVGGTVQLRGQCYSTRAEVNATQGTSALELPLQPCIDFRGRVRITGASALPAGLTVSLGSPESLPVTLDRPSVQPDGSFVIHAVPAALWTLSLNPMPSGSYLKSITLGTLDVLNRPIPITPETATPIEIVIGARGAEAQGRVEKGFATTILAAPEGEAASLASRYSTTGVDENGNFHLRGLYPGAYRLYAFEDLEPEAWLDPNFLAGYRESGTSVQLQEGPSPELRLQAIPGARRAPQAGGR; via the coding sequence ATGGTCCGGTATAAACTTGCCGTTGTTCTCCTAATTCTAGGAACCGGCCGAGCCTTCGGACAGCCGGAGCGCAGCAGCTCGATTGCCGGCCGCGTCGTCAACTCCGTCACAGGCGCGCCCCTACACCGCGCCACTGTCGAAATCACCCGGGAAGGGCGCGACGATGTCCGAGGCCAAGCCGGCACGGAAGGTGACGGCCAGTTCCTTCTCCGCGCGCTACCTGCCGGCCGCTACCGCATCAGCGTCACCCGGCCCGGCTACGCCCCAATGAACTATGGCGCCCGGCGGCCCAACGCGCCAGGCCAGGTCATCACGCTCGGTGCGAATGAGAACATGTCCGGATTGCTCATCCGGATGAGCGCCTTCGGGGCCATCTCCGGGACAGTCGCCGGCCTGCTGGCGGATTCGATGAACGCCCAGGTGGTGGCGCTGCCTGTCGGCAGAGCGGGCGGCACTGGGGGCACAGTGTCTATCCGTGGAGGCAGCGTCGACCGCCGCGGAGAATACCGCATCTACGGTCTGCTGCCCGGCCGCTACCTGCTTCAGTTGAATTACACGGCCCGGCCGCCGCAGGAGTTGTTTCCGTCCGGCGCCAACATCGACCTCAACCAGCGCCTCTCCACCTACTACCCCTCCACCTTGAACCGGCAAGAAGCCCGTGTCGTCGAGATCAGCTCCGGCCAGGAAGCAACCGGTTTCGACATCGTGGTGCAGCAACCCGCGCAAGCCGTACTCTGCGTCCGGGTCCTCTGGCCAAAGGATGTGGCCATCCCTAAACCCGAACCAGGCACGATTCCGACTCTCCTTTCCCTGGCCACCCGTCACGCTGGAAAACTCCAGGACTCGTACGTCAGCGGCCAACCCATCATGGCCGGCGATGCGAGCGCCCAGTACCAGGCGCTCGTCCCCGGCCGCTACACAGTCGGCGGTACGGTCCAACTCCGGGGCCAGTGCTACTCCACCCGTGCGGAAGTCAACGCCACCCAAGGGACCTCTGCACTGGAACTGCCTCTCCAACCCTGCATCGATTTCCGCGGCCGCGTCCGAATCACAGGAGCTTCCGCCCTGCCCGCCGGGCTCACAGTCAGCCTTGGCTCGCCCGAATCTCTTCCGGTCACGCTCGACCGGCCCTCCGTCCAACCTGACGGTTCCTTCGTGATCCATGCCGTCCCCGCAGCACTCTGGACCCTCTCCCTCAACCCGATGCCGTCCGGCAGCTACCTGAAATCGATCACCCTCGGCACACTCGACGTCCTGAACCGGCCGATTCCGATCACCCCCGAAACCGCAACTCCGATCGAGATCGTCATTGGAGCCCGAGGTGCTGAGGCGCAGGGCCGTGTCGAAAAGGGGTTCGCTACAACGATCCTCGCCGCCCCCGAAGGCGAAGCCGCCTCCTTGGCATCCCGCTACAGCACCACCGGAGTCGACGAGAACGGCAACTTCCATCTCCGTGGCCTCTACCCAGGCGCTTATCGTCTCTACGCCTTCGAGGATCTCGAACCCGAGGCCTGGCTTGATCCCAACTTCCTGGCGGGCTACCGCGAGTCAGGCACGTCCGTCCAGCTGCAGGAAGGTCCCTCGCCGGAGCTTCGGCTGCAAGCCATTCCCGGTGCCCGGCGAGCGCCCCAAGCAGGGGGGCGCTGA
- a CDS encoding carboxypeptidase-like regulatory domain-containing protein: protein MNRLFTAFFVAAMAAQTRQAPGTISGIVVDAAGVPVNQARLQLTNDETGDIGASAGTQPNGEFRFDRVAPGNYYLHVSHYRHHGPLGGPQTGVQVEVKSGRETAGVRLAFAPPAVVSGRILNDDAEPVEGCQVFLLPAGPREGAGNRLNMALTSDRGVFRFDSVPPDRYVAFARCLNILPTEHLLDVVSRDGFETRSTWLPVFYPDSPTRAGAQPFAAAPGLDPDLEFHLQPTPVSTLTGRLTATPGVAWQEPINIELHRPGSQADRDDTGFSGTFDEKAGSFSIRAVPPGSYQLLAMTKDRNSTTPGYANFPVTVGDTAPDPFPIVLRPGTTVAGVVEDGPGTRSIHSRYIDLTENSPTGSVTRKEKQPPGKIVLESVDAGDTLVVPPADIDSEIGRFSFPSVPAGRWRVRYQTYDASSYAEGLQLNERLAEDGIIEVPAEPTPPLRLRLAPRPQVDFDLQPTSAGQEVKWIVLALPERPSLTVLGDMVAIGKPGSLAVLDPLPPGRYRLLALELGFAVSQDRAPLLPILTREIEPVEVTATGKQTLPVRCFTRAQVEKVIKTYLYGDDPPPAAP, encoded by the coding sequence ATGAACCGGCTATTCACAGCCTTCTTCGTCGCTGCGATGGCCGCGCAAACGCGGCAGGCGCCGGGCACCATTTCCGGCATAGTCGTCGACGCCGCCGGAGTCCCGGTCAACCAGGCGCGCCTCCAACTGACGAATGACGAGACCGGGGACATCGGCGCCTCCGCAGGCACCCAGCCCAACGGCGAGTTCCGCTTTGACCGAGTGGCTCCCGGAAACTACTATCTGCATGTCAGCCACTATCGGCACCACGGTCCCCTGGGCGGCCCGCAAACCGGAGTCCAGGTGGAGGTGAAGTCAGGCCGGGAGACCGCCGGTGTCCGGCTGGCCTTTGCTCCGCCGGCCGTGGTCTCCGGCCGCATCCTGAACGACGACGCCGAACCTGTGGAAGGCTGCCAGGTATTCCTCCTTCCCGCGGGCCCGCGGGAAGGCGCAGGCAATCGGCTGAACATGGCGCTGACGAGTGATCGAGGCGTCTTCCGCTTCGACTCGGTTCCACCGGATCGGTATGTTGCCTTCGCGCGCTGCCTCAATATCCTGCCCACCGAACACCTGCTGGATGTTGTTTCCCGCGACGGTTTCGAAACGCGATCCACCTGGCTGCCCGTCTTCTATCCAGACAGCCCCACCCGTGCGGGAGCTCAGCCGTTCGCGGCCGCGCCAGGGCTCGACCCTGATCTCGAGTTCCATCTGCAGCCCACGCCAGTCAGCACCCTCACCGGCCGGCTCACCGCCACTCCCGGCGTAGCGTGGCAGGAGCCAATCAACATTGAACTTCATCGCCCTGGCTCTCAAGCAGACCGCGATGACACGGGCTTTTCGGGCACGTTCGACGAGAAAGCTGGCTCCTTCAGCATCCGCGCAGTCCCGCCGGGCAGCTACCAACTGCTGGCCATGACAAAGGACCGGAACTCCACAACACCCGGCTACGCCAACTTTCCCGTCACCGTGGGCGATACCGCACCCGACCCCTTCCCCATCGTCCTGCGGCCCGGCACCACTGTCGCCGGAGTCGTGGAGGATGGTCCCGGCACGCGCAGTATTCACTCCAGGTACATCGACCTCACCGAAAACAGCCCCACCGGCTCCGTCACCCGGAAAGAGAAGCAGCCGCCAGGAAAGATTGTGCTGGAATCTGTCGACGCCGGCGACACCCTCGTCGTACCGCCCGCTGACATTGATTCCGAAATAGGCCGGTTCAGTTTCCCCTCCGTTCCCGCCGGGCGCTGGCGCGTCCGGTACCAGACCTACGATGCCTCCAGCTACGCCGAAGGCCTGCAACTGAACGAAAGGCTGGCAGAGGACGGAATCATCGAGGTCCCGGCAGAGCCCACGCCTCCCCTCAGACTTCGCCTGGCTCCGCGGCCACAGGTCGATTTCGACCTCCAGCCCACCTCCGCTGGACAGGAGGTCAAGTGGATCGTTCTAGCCCTTCCAGAGCGGCCTTCTCTCACGGTATTGGGTGACATGGTTGCCATCGGGAAACCCGGCTCACTCGCGGTTCTGGATCCACTCCCACCGGGCCGCTACCGCCTGCTCGCACTGGAACTCGGCTTTGCCGTCAGCCAGGACCGTGCGCCCCTGCTCCCCATCCTCACCCGCGAGATCGAGCCTGTCGAAGTAACCGCCACGGGCAAACAGACCCTGCCCGTGCGCTGTTTCACCCGCGCTCAGGTCGAGAAGGTCATAAAGACCTACCTCTACGGAGACGACCCGCCCCCCGCGGCCCCATAA
- a CDS encoding M55 family metallopeptidase: protein MLRKLVVLTVALSSCAFTQAGKSILLITDAEGVAGICRQEQTEPTNPELQKLLAGEINAAVRGFNRAGGADVVVWDGHDGSRTLSALQIENAKLVIGSLGPKMLLERKFSAIGFIGQHARANRDRAVMAHSYSSLGIQKLLMNGKEVGEIETRSALAGWYNTPVILLTGDQAATEDLHAIVPQAVTVAVKEGVGYYACISDNAASANVRIEAAAYEAWRKLGQIPPYRIDGPVEIIQESTTRSTPSPDAVLLPGVERIGPRTTRFRGKDFLEAWTLWAGR, encoded by the coding sequence ATGCTACGCAAGCTAGTCGTTCTAACCGTCGCCCTATCCTCCTGCGCCTTCACCCAAGCCGGCAAATCCATCCTGCTCATCACGGACGCCGAAGGCGTCGCCGGCATCTGCCGCCAGGAACAGACCGAGCCCACTAATCCAGAACTCCAGAAGCTGCTGGCCGGTGAGATCAATGCCGCCGTCCGCGGGTTCAACCGCGCCGGAGGAGCCGATGTCGTGGTCTGGGATGGCCACGACGGCAGCCGCACCCTGTCCGCGCTCCAGATTGAAAACGCGAAACTCGTCATCGGCTCGCTCGGGCCCAAGATGCTGCTGGAGCGGAAATTCTCCGCCATCGGCTTCATCGGCCAGCACGCGCGCGCCAATCGCGACCGCGCCGTCATGGCCCACAGCTACAGTTCGCTCGGGATCCAGAAGCTGCTCATGAACGGCAAAGAGGTAGGGGAAATCGAAACCCGCAGCGCCCTCGCCGGCTGGTACAACACGCCCGTCATCCTGCTCACCGGAGACCAGGCCGCCACGGAAGACCTCCACGCAATCGTGCCCCAGGCCGTGACGGTCGCCGTGAAAGAAGGGGTCGGCTATTACGCCTGCATCTCGGATAATGCAGCCTCCGCCAACGTGCGGATTGAAGCCGCCGCCTACGAGGCCTGGCGCAAGCTCGGCCAGATCCCGCCCTACCGCATCGACGGGCCCGTCGAGATCATCCAGGAATCCACCACGCGCTCCACGCCCTCACCCGACGCCGTCCTCCTTCCCGGAGTTGAACGCATCGGTCCGCGCACTACCCGCTTCCGAGGCAAGGACTTTCTGGAAGCCTGGACCCTCTGGGCCGGCCGTTAG
- a CDS encoding helix-turn-helix transcriptional regulator, translating into MPLHIEPRRLEGLPEAMRQSLVAARRARKWSQLELGRRIGLPQVHISAIESGKVTPRFNTLLDLVRVLDFDLLLIPRSLVPAVQSMVRDHGQPASEEDRPLYATDPEGEADHDT; encoded by the coding sequence ATGCCTTTGCATATCGAGCCCCGGCGACTCGAAGGCCTCCCCGAGGCCATGCGCCAATCCCTCGTCGCCGCTCGCCGCGCCCGCAAATGGAGCCAGTTGGAACTAGGGCGCCGCATCGGCCTTCCCCAGGTCCACATCTCGGCCATTGAGTCCGGCAAGGTCACCCCGCGCTTCAACACCCTGCTCGACCTCGTGCGGGTCCTCGACTTCGACCTCCTGCTGATCCCCCGGTCCCTCGTACCCGCCGTCCAGTCGATGGTCCGCGACCACGGACAGCCCGCCAGTGAAGAGGACCGCCCGCTCTACGCGACCGACCCCGAAGGCGAGGCGGACCATGACACCTGA